A genome region from Frankineae bacterium MT45 includes the following:
- a CDS encoding UDP-glucose 4-epimerase: protein MPSVVLVTGVSRYLGSRLAAQLSADPSVVRVIGVDTTPPSKADLALLGRTEFMRADIRNPLIAKVIAQAGVETVVHASVTATPHMAGGRTSMKEMNVIGTMQLLAACQKSETVRRLVVKSTTSVYGSSPHDPAVFTEDLPARRLPSAGYSKDAVEVEGYVRGFGRRRPDIAVTVLRFANFIGPVIETPLTRYLAMPVVPTALGFDPRIQLLHEDDAIEVLRLAATSDRPGVFNVAGEGTLVLSQAIRRAGRIGLPVPSPAVEFVSRLVRSSGRVDFSPEQLQFLVYGRQVDITRLRNTFGYTPRHTTAQAFDDYLTGRPVPAIVSREKVRQAELAIDKFVHAGMGVIGRA, encoded by the coding sequence ATGCCGAGTGTCGTCCTCGTCACAGGCGTCAGTAGATACCTGGGCAGCCGCTTGGCTGCACAACTCTCGGCTGATCCGTCGGTCGTGCGGGTTATCGGTGTCGACACGACGCCACCCTCGAAGGCCGACTTGGCGCTGCTCGGACGCACTGAGTTCATGCGGGCCGACATCCGCAATCCGCTGATCGCCAAGGTGATCGCGCAGGCCGGCGTCGAGACCGTCGTCCACGCCTCCGTCACGGCGACCCCGCACATGGCCGGTGGGCGCACGTCGATGAAGGAAATGAACGTCATCGGCACCATGCAGCTGCTGGCCGCCTGCCAGAAATCCGAGACGGTGCGCCGCCTGGTGGTGAAGTCGACGACATCGGTCTACGGCTCGAGCCCGCATGACCCGGCCGTCTTCACCGAGGATCTGCCGGCCCGCCGGCTCCCGAGCGCGGGCTACTCCAAGGACGCCGTCGAGGTCGAGGGGTACGTGCGCGGCTTCGGTCGGCGCCGCCCGGACATCGCCGTCACCGTGCTCCGCTTCGCCAACTTCATCGGCCCGGTGATCGAGACCCCGCTGACCCGCTACCTGGCGATGCCGGTGGTGCCGACCGCGCTCGGCTTCGACCCGCGGATCCAACTGCTGCACGAGGACGACGCCATCGAGGTGCTGCGCCTTGCCGCAACGAGTGACCGGCCGGGTGTCTTCAACGTCGCTGGCGAGGGGACGCTGGTGCTCTCCCAGGCGATTCGCCGGGCCGGGCGGATCGGCCTTCCGGTGCCGTCTCCGGCGGTCGAATTCGTCAGCCGGCTCGTGCGTAGCAGCGGCCGGGTGGACTTCTCGCCGGAGCAGCTGCAGTTCCTGGTCTACGGGCGCCAGGTCGACATCACCCGGCTGCGCAACACCTTCGGCTACACGCCGCGCCACACGACGGCCCAGGCTTTCGACGACTACCTCACCGGACGGCCGGTGCCGGCGATCGTGTCGCGGGAGAAGGTCCGGCAGGCTGAATTGGCGATCGACAAGTTTGTCCACGCGGGAATGGGAGTGATCGGGCGTGCCTGA
- a CDS encoding HAD-superfamily subfamily IB hydrolase, TIGR01490 translates to MTEPDVFAAAVEIEAALAVPADPTAAAFFDVDNTMMVGASIFHFARGLAARDFFDWTDLLRFGLRQARLRVRGESQHDMASTRESALAFVAGKSVEEIVTLGEEIYDESMADKIWSGTSALAQMHLDSGQRVWLVTATPVELARIIANRLKLTGALGTVSETVDGRYTGHLIGDVLHGEAKAAAVRALAVQEGLDLSRCTAYSDSINDLPMLSLVGTAVAVNPDAELRAEARRRGWQIRDFRTGRKAARIGVPTALGVGAVAGAVVAGAAVRRAYAAPHSPLARRTTATRRASLELLTATVDMAGALGSAAVHTTTRAATGTAELARKYQRHTERRLTSSL, encoded by the coding sequence ATGACCGAACCAGACGTGTTCGCGGCGGCGGTGGAGATCGAAGCGGCCCTCGCGGTGCCAGCCGACCCGACCGCAGCAGCCTTCTTCGACGTCGACAACACGATGATGGTCGGGGCGTCGATCTTCCACTTCGCGCGGGGCCTCGCGGCTCGCGACTTCTTCGACTGGACCGACCTGCTCCGATTCGGGCTGCGCCAGGCCCGTCTCCGGGTGCGCGGTGAGTCCCAGCACGACATGGCCTCCACCCGCGAGTCGGCTCTGGCGTTCGTCGCCGGCAAGAGCGTCGAGGAGATCGTGACCCTCGGCGAGGAGATCTACGACGAGAGCATGGCCGACAAGATCTGGTCCGGGACGAGCGCGCTCGCGCAGATGCACCTCGACTCCGGCCAGCGCGTCTGGCTGGTCACGGCCACTCCGGTCGAGCTCGCCCGGATCATTGCCAATCGGTTGAAGCTCACCGGTGCGCTCGGCACCGTCTCCGAGACCGTGGACGGCCGGTACACCGGCCACCTGATCGGGGACGTGCTGCACGGCGAGGCGAAGGCGGCCGCGGTCCGGGCGCTGGCTGTGCAGGAAGGTCTCGACCTCAGCCGCTGTACCGCGTACTCCGACTCGATCAATGACCTTCCGATGCTCTCGCTCGTCGGCACGGCGGTAGCGGTCAATCCCGACGCCGAGCTACGGGCCGAGGCCCGGCGGCGCGGTTGGCAAATCCGGGATTTCCGCACCGGCCGGAAGGCCGCCCGCATCGGTGTCCCGACGGCACTCGGCGTCGGCGCGGTGGCCGGAGCGGTGGTGGCCGGCGCCGCTGTGCGCCGCGCCTACGCCGCTCCCCACAGCCCGCTGGCCCGACGTACCACGGCAACCCGACGGGCCAGCCTGGAGCTCCTGACGGCCACTGTCGATATGGCCGGGGCGCTGGGCTCGGCCGCGGTGCACACCACGACCCGCGCCGCGACCGGCACCGCCGAGCTAGCGCGGAAGTATCAGCGCCACACCGAACGGCGCTTGACCAGCAGCTTGTAG
- a CDS encoding 1-acyl-sn-glycerol-3-phosphate acyltransferase has translation MESTARPVRPQTQRPPRTRPAAKAQPAATQRAAAQQRAISEKRPGTEGRGEVEPEAVTTPSPSRSAAEATAARPKARAAKRPAASAAPEPVAPTAPTPPVAPTEPVEQLLPTPAPIAVAQEDSAARHPSNGDQPAAEPVAEASAPAALEEPLGEGPTSPLERKIASGLAFLRRRITGDYDVDEFGFDPELVENVLVPAFRPMYKKWFRTEVLGINNIPAEGGALLVANHAGGIWALDGAITAVAVHAETPGHRNLRMLGADLVFTTPGLAPLARKSGATLACNADAERLLAKGELVGVWPEGFKGIGKPFSERYKLQRFGRGGFVTAALRAGVPIIPISIVGSEEIHPVLGNAKTLARLLNVPYFPLTPTFPWLGPLGLVPFPSKWYIEFGAPIETANYGRDGADDPMLVFELTDRVRETIQSTLYKLLVKRRSVWR, from the coding sequence GTGGAGTCGACCGCTCGGCCGGTGCGCCCGCAGACCCAGCGGCCGCCCCGTACCCGTCCCGCGGCCAAGGCCCAGCCGGCGGCGACCCAGCGCGCCGCGGCTCAGCAGCGCGCGATCTCGGAGAAGCGCCCCGGTACCGAAGGGCGCGGCGAGGTCGAACCGGAGGCCGTCACCACACCGAGCCCTTCCCGGTCAGCCGCTGAGGCGACGGCGGCTCGTCCCAAGGCTCGTGCGGCCAAGCGTCCAGCGGCTTCGGCGGCGCCGGAGCCCGTCGCCCCGACGGCCCCGACGCCCCCGGTGGCCCCGACCGAGCCCGTCGAGCAGCTGCTCCCCACGCCGGCCCCGATCGCGGTGGCCCAGGAGGACTCAGCGGCCCGTCACCCCTCCAACGGCGATCAGCCGGCTGCGGAACCCGTGGCCGAGGCGAGCGCACCCGCCGCGCTCGAAGAGCCACTCGGTGAGGGACCCACCTCGCCGCTGGAGCGCAAGATCGCCTCGGGGCTCGCCTTCCTTCGCCGGCGGATCACCGGCGACTACGACGTCGACGAGTTCGGCTTCGATCCGGAGCTCGTCGAGAACGTTCTGGTCCCCGCCTTCCGCCCGATGTACAAGAAATGGTTCCGCACCGAAGTGCTCGGGATCAACAACATCCCGGCCGAGGGTGGTGCGCTGCTCGTGGCCAACCACGCCGGCGGCATCTGGGCCCTCGACGGCGCCATCACCGCCGTCGCGGTTCATGCTGAGACGCCCGGGCATCGCAACCTGCGCATGCTCGGTGCCGACCTGGTCTTCACCACGCCCGGTCTCGCGCCGCTCGCCCGCAAGAGTGGGGCGACGCTGGCCTGCAACGCCGACGCCGAGCGGCTGCTGGCCAAGGGGGAGCTGGTCGGGGTCTGGCCGGAGGGGTTCAAAGGCATCGGCAAGCCGTTCAGCGAGCGGTACAAGCTACAGCGCTTCGGACGGGGCGGATTCGTCACCGCCGCACTACGGGCCGGTGTGCCGATCATCCCGATCTCCATCGTCGGGTCAGAGGAGATTCATCCGGTCCTGGGCAACGCCAAGACGCTGGCCCGCCTGCTGAATGTGCCGTATTTTCCGCTCACTCCGACCTTCCCCTGGCTCGGTCCGCTGGGGCTGGTGCCGTTTCCCAGCAAGTGGTACATCGAGTTCGGGGCGCCGATCGAGACGGCGAACTACGGGCGCGACGGAGCCGACGACCCGATGCTCGTCTTCGAATTGACCGACCGGGTTCGCGAGACGATTCAGAGCACCCTCTACAAGCTGCTGGTCAAGCGCCGTTCGGTGTGGCGCTGA
- a CDS encoding pyrroline-5-carboxylate reductase, whose product MSSDKPVLSGNVAILGGGKIGEALLSGLLRETLTPDRVQVVEKYPERAVYLAQTYGVEITEYAEAFSFADTVVLAVKPQDIDRLLADIHPYAQDRHVVVSVAAGITTAKLEAGLPSGVAVVRCMPNTPALVDEAITAISPGAHADVEHLAVAEALLLAVGEVVHVPESQLDAVTALSGSGPAYFFFLVEAMIDAGILLGLPRALSAQLIVQTAIGSAVMLRDSGEHPVQLREAVTSPGGTTIAAIRELENHGVRAALLSAIEAACLRSRELGRG is encoded by the coding sequence ATGTCCAGTGACAAACCGGTACTTAGCGGAAACGTCGCAATTCTCGGAGGCGGGAAGATCGGTGAGGCGCTGCTATCCGGGCTACTACGCGAGACGCTTACCCCGGATCGGGTCCAGGTCGTCGAGAAGTATCCCGAGCGTGCCGTCTATCTGGCCCAGACCTACGGCGTCGAGATCACCGAGTACGCGGAGGCCTTCTCCTTCGCCGACACGGTGGTGCTGGCGGTGAAGCCGCAGGACATCGACCGGCTGCTGGCCGATATCCATCCGTACGCCCAGGACCGGCACGTCGTCGTCTCGGTGGCGGCCGGAATCACGACGGCGAAGCTGGAGGCCGGCCTACCGTCTGGGGTCGCGGTCGTGCGCTGCATGCCGAACACGCCGGCCCTGGTCGACGAGGCGATCACCGCGATCTCGCCGGGGGCGCACGCGGACGTCGAGCACCTAGCCGTGGCCGAGGCCCTCCTGCTGGCGGTCGGGGAGGTCGTGCACGTGCCCGAGAGCCAACTCGACGCCGTCACTGCTCTCTCCGGCAGCGGTCCGGCGTACTTCTTCTTCCTGGTCGAGGCGATGATCGACGCCGGAATCCTGCTCGGCCTGCCCCGGGCCCTCTCGGCGCAACTCATCGTGCAGACGGCGATCGGCTCCGCCGTCATGCTGCGGGACTCCGGTGAGCACCCGGTGCAGTTGCGGGAGGCCGTCACCAGCCCCGGCGGCACCACGATCGCGGCGATTCGCGAGCTGGAGAACCACGGAGTACGGGCCGCGTTGCTCTCCGCAATCGAGGCTGCCTGCCTGCGAAGTCGCGAATTGGGTCGCGGCTGA
- a CDS encoding Ppx/GppA phosphatase yields MRLGVLDVGSNTVHLLVVDAHRGAEPTPQLSRKSVLRLAEHIDKRGDLVREGADALVGASLGALRQAKELECDEVLAFATSAVRDARNSAEVLDRVRIEAGIDMVVLSGEDEARLTFLAVRRWVGWSAGKLICLDIGGGSFELGAGVGEIPDIALSVPLGAGRLTREWFPSDPPSKSKIAALREFVDAELAGPTAQLLASGPADHVVASSKTFRTLARLAGAAPSSAGPRTRRVITRDGLRQVTSFISRMSSTDLAELDGVSASRSHQTLAGAVVAAAAMDALGVEQLTLSPWALREGVILQRIDQL; encoded by the coding sequence ATGCGACTAGGCGTGCTCGATGTCGGCTCCAACACCGTCCACCTGCTCGTCGTGGACGCGCACCGGGGCGCCGAGCCGACCCCGCAGCTGTCGCGCAAGAGCGTGCTACGACTGGCCGAACACATCGACAAGCGTGGTGATCTGGTCCGGGAGGGCGCCGACGCGCTCGTCGGGGCCAGCCTCGGCGCGCTACGTCAGGCCAAGGAACTCGAGTGTGACGAGGTGCTGGCCTTCGCCACCTCGGCCGTCCGCGATGCCCGCAATTCGGCCGAGGTGCTGGACCGGGTCCGCATCGAGGCGGGCATTGACATGGTCGTCCTCTCCGGTGAGGACGAGGCCCGGCTGACCTTCCTGGCGGTGCGACGCTGGGTCGGCTGGAGCGCCGGCAAGCTCATCTGCCTGGACATCGGCGGCGGCTCCTTCGAACTCGGGGCCGGCGTCGGCGAGATCCCGGATATCGCCCTCTCCGTCCCGCTCGGTGCCGGTCGGCTCACCCGGGAGTGGTTCCCCTCCGATCCGCCGAGCAAATCCAAGATCGCCGCCCTGCGCGAGTTCGTCGACGCCGAGTTGGCTGGACCGACCGCCCAGCTGCTGGCCTCGGGGCCGGCCGATCACGTCGTCGCCTCCAGCAAGACGTTCCGCACGCTGGCCCGGTTGGCCGGTGCCGCGCCGTCATCGGCCGGTCCGCGCACGCGCCGGGTGATCACTCGTGACGGCCTGCGTCAGGTCACCTCCTTCATCTCCCGGATGAGTTCGACCGATCTGGCCGAACTCGACGGCGTGAGTGCGAGCCGTTCGCATCAGACACTGGCCGGCGCGGTGGTGGCGGCCGCAGCCATGGACGCACTTGGGGTCGAGCAGCTGACGCTCTCGCCGTGGGCGCTGCGCGAAGGTGTCATCCTGCAGCGCATTGATCAGCTGTGA
- a CDS encoding DNA binding domain-containing protein, excisionase family, whose product MSTTPPARKAATGAGARKVAGSDAPKARKSSGSGQEIGAPPAEMRKGESARAIGDGLADVRFLTVAEVAAVMRVSKMTVYRMVHGGELPAVRVGRSFRVTEAAVHDYLQAAFIEAG is encoded by the coding sequence ATGAGCACGACCCCGCCAGCCCGCAAGGCTGCCACCGGCGCCGGCGCGCGCAAAGTGGCCGGTTCGGACGCGCCTAAGGCGCGCAAGTCATCCGGATCCGGACAGGAGATCGGCGCCCCCCCGGCCGAGATGCGCAAGGGTGAGTCCGCCCGCGCGATCGGCGACGGCCTGGCGGACGTGCGATTCCTGACCGTGGCCGAGGTCGCGGCCGTCATGCGCGTCTCCAAGATGACCGTCTACCGAATGGTGCATGGTGGCGAACTCCCGGCGGTACGGGTCGGACGCTCCTTCCGCGTCACCGAGGCCGCCGTGCACGACTACCTTCAGGCCGCCTTCATCGAAGCGGGCTGA
- a CDS encoding two-component system, OmpR family, response regulator RegX3: protein MTRVLVVEDEESFSDALSYMLRREGYEVAVAENGPDALALFERDGTDLVLLDLMLPGLSGTEVCRAIRQRSNVPIIIVTARDGEVDKVVGLELGADDYVTKPFSSRELVARIRAVLRRGGEPDELVSTALEAGPVRIDIERHTVTVDGNQVSLPLKEFDLLELLIRNSGRVLTRGQLIDRVWGADYVGDTKTLDVHVKRLRSKVEPDPASPKHLVTVRGLGYKFEV, encoded by the coding sequence GTGACGCGGGTATTGGTCGTGGAGGACGAGGAATCGTTCTCCGACGCGCTCTCCTACATGCTGCGCCGCGAAGGGTATGAAGTTGCGGTCGCCGAGAACGGCCCGGACGCACTAGCGCTCTTCGAGCGGGACGGCACCGACTTGGTGCTACTCGATCTGATGCTCCCCGGTCTCTCCGGCACCGAGGTGTGCCGGGCCATCCGGCAGCGCTCGAACGTGCCGATCATCATCGTCACCGCACGCGACGGCGAGGTCGACAAGGTGGTCGGCCTCGAACTGGGGGCGGACGACTACGTCACCAAGCCCTTCTCGTCCCGCGAGTTGGTGGCTCGCATCCGGGCCGTGCTCCGCCGCGGTGGCGAACCCGACGAGCTGGTGAGCACCGCGCTCGAGGCGGGGCCGGTGCGCATCGACATCGAGCGGCACACGGTGACCGTCGACGGCAATCAGGTCTCGCTGCCGCTGAAGGAGTTCGACCTGCTGGAACTGCTGATCCGCAACTCGGGTCGGGTCCTCACCCGCGGCCAGCTAATCGACCGCGTCTGGGGCGCCGACTACGTCGGTGACACCAAGACCCTCGACGTCCACGTCAAGCGCCTGCGCAGCAAGGTGGAGCCGGATCCGGCCAGCCCGAAGCACCTGGTCACGGTGCGTGGACTCGGTTACAAGTTCGAGGTGTAG
- a CDS encoding phosphate uptake regulator, PhoU: MRDIYHDELDDIGKTLVKMSLLVATSMERATNALLDADLAGAERVISDDPEIDALRALTEERTFRLVAQQQPVATDLRVLVSGLHLVADLERMGDLALHVAKVARMRYPEIAVPIELRDVISQMGSVALSLVKKVADVIDGRDIELAKEIEIEDDSMDALHRKLFTLLLSPNWSHGVEAAIDMTLLGRYYERYADHAVAVARRVVFIVTGTMPEPLHSSTSV, from the coding sequence ATGCGCGACATTTACCACGACGAATTGGATGACATCGGCAAGACGCTGGTGAAGATGTCCCTCCTAGTCGCAACCAGCATGGAGCGCGCGACCAACGCTCTGCTGGACGCCGACCTGGCCGGTGCCGAACGCGTCATCTCCGACGACCCCGAGATCGATGCGCTCCGCGCACTGACCGAGGAGCGCACCTTCCGTCTCGTCGCCCAGCAGCAGCCGGTCGCCACCGACCTACGCGTGCTCGTCTCCGGCCTGCACCTGGTGGCCGACCTGGAGCGGATGGGCGACCTCGCCCTGCACGTGGCCAAGGTGGCTCGGATGCGTTACCCCGAGATCGCCGTACCCATCGAGCTCCGCGACGTCATCTCCCAGATGGGGTCGGTCGCCCTCTCGCTCGTCAAGAAGGTGGCCGACGTGATCGACGGCCGTGACATCGAGCTGGCCAAGGAGATCGAGATCGAGGACGACTCGATGGACGCGCTGCACCGCAAGCTCTTCACCCTGCTGCTCTCGCCGAACTGGTCGCACGGGGTGGAGGCCGCGATCGACATGACGCTCCTCGGTCGCTACTACGAGCGGTACGCCGACCACGCCGTCGCCGTGGCCCGTCGCGTCGTCTTCATCGTCACCGGGACGATGCCGGAGCCACTTCACTCCAGCACCTCGGTCTAG
- a CDS encoding two-component system, OmpR family, sensor histidine kinase SenX3, whose translation MLLSVVVAVCCALAVGAAVGYVLSGTRKHDEDVPVDEAADPRPATTTDQLPSLVINALSNAVIVVDRSEQVILANPAARAMGLLNADRLDFDELTELVRECTIAGTSSTGLVDLPLDRLGREPIALSATAVPLPDAQAPGRVAAVALLLDDVSETRRLEDVRRDFVANVSHELKTPVGALTLLAEAVQEAADDPEAVQRFAGRMQHEGARLGRLVRELIELSRLQGAEPLPGGDCVNITDVLDEAQDRTRLVAEQAGIEVISRSVGDLKVRGNEGQLTTAVANLVDNAIAYSPRGTRVALSARLGRDAESKPCVEISVSDQGIGLAESDLARVFERFYRVDPARSRATGGTGLGLAIVKHVATNHGGTISVWSVEGAGSTFTIRLPTMQDSGEPATDSLNTEQMTKGSV comes from the coding sequence GTGCTGCTTAGTGTGGTCGTCGCTGTGTGCTGCGCTCTTGCAGTCGGTGCGGCCGTCGGATACGTGCTTTCGGGCACCCGGAAGCACGATGAGGACGTGCCTGTCGACGAGGCCGCCGACCCCCGTCCGGCTACCACCACCGACCAGCTCCCGTCACTGGTGATCAACGCGCTCAGCAACGCGGTGATCGTGGTCGACCGCTCCGAACAGGTGATTCTGGCTAACCCGGCGGCTCGCGCGATGGGCCTGCTCAACGCCGACCGCCTCGACTTCGACGAGCTCACCGAACTGGTGCGGGAGTGCACCATCGCCGGCACCAGCAGCACCGGGCTGGTCGACCTGCCGCTGGATCGTCTCGGGCGTGAGCCGATCGCGTTGAGCGCGACCGCCGTGCCGCTGCCGGATGCGCAGGCCCCCGGACGGGTCGCCGCCGTCGCCCTGCTGCTGGATGACGTCTCCGAGACCCGCCGGCTGGAGGACGTCCGCCGCGACTTCGTCGCCAATGTCTCGCACGAGCTGAAGACGCCGGTCGGCGCTCTCACCCTGCTGGCCGAGGCGGTGCAGGAGGCGGCCGACGATCCCGAGGCCGTCCAGCGCTTCGCCGGGCGCATGCAGCACGAGGGGGCCCGGCTCGGGCGCCTGGTGCGCGAACTGATCGAGCTCTCCCGCCTGCAGGGGGCGGAGCCGCTGCCCGGCGGGGACTGCGTGAATATCACCGACGTGCTGGACGAGGCCCAGGATCGGACCCGTCTGGTCGCCGAGCAGGCCGGAATCGAGGTGATCTCGCGCAGCGTCGGGGATCTCAAGGTGCGGGGCAACGAGGGGCAGCTGACCACCGCCGTGGCCAACCTCGTCGACAACGCCATCGCCTACTCGCCGCGCGGCACCCGGGTCGCGCTGAGCGCCCGCCTGGGGCGCGACGCCGAGTCGAAGCCCTGCGTGGAGATCTCGGTGAGTGATCAGGGCATCGGTCTGGCCGAGTCTGACCTGGCCCGGGTATTCGAGCGGTTCTACCGGGTCGACCCGGCCCGATCCCGGGCCACCGGCGGCACCGGGCTCGGCTTGGCGATCGTCAAGCACGTGGCCACCAACCACGGTGGCACCATCTCTGTCTGGAGCGTGGAGGGTGCGGGCTCGACCTTCACCATCCGGCTGCCCACCATGCAAGACAGTGGCGAACCGGCCACTGACAGCCTCAACACCGAGCAAATGACGAAGGGATCTGTGTGA
- a CDS encoding phosphoglycerate mutase — MSATLILLRHGESDWNQKNLFTGWVDVDLTAKGEAEARRGGELLLEHSLRPEVVHTSLLRRAIRTAQISLDTADLHWLPVRRSWRLNERHYGALQGKDKAAVRDEFGDEQFMLWRRSYDVPPPLLAADDEFSQVFDPRYRDLLETVPRTECLKDVVTRMLPYWYDAIVPDLRNGTVLIAAHGNSLRALIKHLDGLSDEAVVSLNVPTGIPLRYELDETTFMPTAPGEYLDPEAASAAIEAVANQGKK; from the coding sequence ATGAGCGCAACTCTTATCCTGCTCCGTCACGGCGAGAGCGACTGGAACCAGAAGAACCTCTTCACCGGCTGGGTCGACGTCGACCTCACCGCCAAGGGTGAGGCCGAGGCGCGGCGTGGCGGCGAACTCCTGCTGGAGCACAGCCTGCGCCCGGAGGTGGTGCACACGTCGCTGCTGCGGCGAGCCATCCGCACCGCGCAGATCTCGCTGGACACCGCCGACCTGCACTGGCTGCCGGTGCGCCGCTCCTGGCGCCTCAACGAGCGTCACTACGGAGCCCTGCAGGGCAAGGACAAGGCCGCCGTGCGCGACGAGTTCGGTGACGAGCAGTTCATGCTCTGGCGCCGCTCCTACGACGTGCCGCCGCCGCTGCTGGCCGCCGACGACGAGTTCAGCCAGGTCTTCGACCCGCGCTACCGCGATCTGCTGGAGACGGTCCCGCGCACCGAGTGCCTCAAGGACGTCGTCACCCGGATGCTGCCCTACTGGTACGACGCGATCGTGCCGGATCTGCGCAACGGAACCGTCCTCATCGCGGCCCACGGCAACTCGCTGCGGGCGCTGATCAAGCACCTGGACGGGCTCAGCGACGAGGCGGTGGTGAGCCTGAACGTGCCCACCGGAATTCCGCTGCGCTACGAGCTGGACGAGACCACCTTCATGCCGACGGCCCCGGGTGAGTACCTGGACCCGGAGGCGGCGTCAGCGGCGATCGAAGCAGTGGCCAACCAGGGCAAGAAGTAG
- a CDS encoding Sugar phosphate isomerase/epimerase codes for MTRSRALRVSHSRVGLSTASVYPESTAAAFELAAKLGYDGVEVMVWTDPVSQDPAALLKLSEHYAMPILAVHAPCLIITQRVWSPDPWVKLQKAKAAAELLGAQTVVVHPPFRWQRDYSRRFHTGIEQMSNETDVRFAVENMFPLRVRGRTMSAYEPSWDVAAEVDPYRDYTLDLSHSAVSQSDAITMLDAMGDRLAHLHIADGTGVNKDEHLVPGRGTQPCAQILERLAAGSFTGHVIVEVNTRKAVDRFEREADLAEALAFCRLHLVKAPA; via the coding sequence ATGACGAGGTCGCGGGCGCTGCGCGTCTCCCACTCCCGCGTGGGGCTCTCGACCGCCTCGGTCTACCCGGAGTCGACCGCCGCCGCCTTCGAATTGGCAGCAAAACTAGGGTATGACGGCGTCGAAGTGATGGTCTGGACGGATCCGGTGAGCCAGGATCCGGCCGCCCTGCTGAAGCTTTCGGAGCACTACGCGATGCCGATCCTGGCCGTCCACGCGCCGTGCCTGATCATCACGCAGCGGGTCTGGTCACCCGACCCGTGGGTGAAGCTGCAGAAGGCGAAGGCGGCGGCTGAGCTCCTCGGCGCCCAGACTGTCGTGGTGCATCCGCCGTTTCGCTGGCAGCGCGACTACTCGCGGCGCTTTCACACCGGCATCGAGCAGATGTCCAACGAGACGGACGTCCGCTTCGCCGTCGAGAACATGTTCCCGCTGCGCGTCCGGGGCCGCACCATGAGCGCGTACGAGCCGTCGTGGGACGTTGCCGCCGAGGTAGACCCCTACCGGGACTACACCCTCGACCTCTCCCACTCCGCCGTCTCGCAGTCTGACGCCATCACCATGCTCGATGCGATGGGCGATCGCCTGGCCCACCTGCACATCGCCGACGGCACCGGCGTGAACAAGGACGAGCACCTGGTGCCCGGACGCGGCACCCAGCCCTGCGCGCAGATTCTCGAGCGGTTGGCCGCCGGCAGTTTCACCGGCCACGTGATCGTCGAGGTGAACACCCGCAAGGCGGTCGATCGGTTCGAGCGTGAGGCTGATCTGGCCGAGGCTCTGGCCTTCTGCCGGCTCCACCTGGTGAAGGCGCCGGCCTAG